The genomic window AAGTTTTTAATTGTTAAGCTCTATTCAAACTGTATTCCAATTCAAAAAAATATGATATTCAAGACATTTTGGCGTAAAAAAGAAAACAAAACAGACACAAAGTCAGAACTAGAAATTAAAACCGATCATTTCAAGTACAGAACCGATTTAGAAATGCGGTTTACCGATCTTGATATGATGGGCCACGTGAACAATGCCGTTTATTTTACCTATATGGAAATAGGAAGAACGAAATATTGGAAACAGGCTATTCAATGGGATTGGAAAAAAACTGGGGTAGTAATAGGAAAAGCAGAAAATTCCTACATCAAACCAATTCATCCAGGCGATAAAATCAGTATTTATGTACGTACTTCACGCATTGGCAATACCAGTTTTGATTTAGAATATGCGATTGTAAAACTCAAAAATAACGAAGAAATTCTTTGCAGCAAAGGCAAAACAGTTTGTGTAGTTTATGATTACGAGAGCAAAAGCCCAGTAGCAATACCAGAGAAAGAAAGAAGTAAAATGATAGCTTTTGAGCAGTTAGCTTAACTTCTTGTGTAAGTTAATTGTACAAAAGACTGGCCTATTTGGCCTGGCATAGGTGGGTTCATTTTTCTAATACCCACCTTTACCGTTTCTATAAAAGGGTATTTAGTTTTAATTTTCTCCAATATATTTTTAACTACGGTTTCTAGCAGTTTTTGTGTATTAGCCATCTCTATAGTGATAATATTGTTCAGTACCTCGTAGTTAACTGTTTTGTCCAAATTTTCACTATCATTGTTATCAGTAGTAAAAGTCACTTCTGCATCAACCATAA from Pedobacter sp. SL55 includes these protein-coding regions:
- a CDS encoding acyl-CoA thioesterase, which translates into the protein MIFKTFWRKKENKTDTKSELEIKTDHFKYRTDLEMRFTDLDMMGHVNNAVYFTYMEIGRTKYWKQAIQWDWKKTGVVIGKAENSYIKPIHPGDKISIYVRTSRIGNTSFDLEYAIVKLKNNEEILCSKGKTVCVVYDYESKSPVAIPEKERSKMIAFEQLA
- the folB gene encoding dihydroneopterin aldolase — translated: MYTQTVALKDVRCHALHGFYPEEQLIGCIFMVDAEVTFTTDNNDSENLDKTVNYEVLNNIITIEMANTQKLLETVVKNILEKIKTKYPFIETVKVGIRKMNPPMPGQIGQSFVQLTYTRS